A genomic window from Tolypothrix sp. PCC 7910 includes:
- a CDS encoding EAL domain-containing protein, with amino-acid sequence MFISSNGLTQADLESAIVLNPLIVSPDTSVMMAIAQMSGVRTVCPSSRETDSEIEALHLEVRSSCVLVVEANKLLGIFTERDVVRLSSQKRSLENLCIADVMTHPVITLRQSAFTDFFFAINLLQQYHIRHLPILDEQDNIIGLVNHESLQQLSRPIDLLRLRLVADVMTPQVITAAPSVSMLTIAQLMTEYRVSSVVIVEERSPKTHNQVLQLPIGIVTERDIVQFHALELDFERLQAETVMSTPVFSVSPQESLWSVQQVMQQYLVKRIVVTGKQGELLGIVTQTSILKVLNPLELSHLVDVLENRVSCLEAEKLELLQNRNNELEQQVQERTAILKAKAEREQLITNVATQIRSSLNLQDILDRTVKEVRSLLNCDRAAIWQLQPDWSIVAVAESVANGCVSYKDKKVQDMCFAPDLADVYRNERIRVVSDIYKAPMSDCHRQLLANLDIRAKILVPIIHNSNLWGLLNVVESREPREWQAEEAMLLRQLATQLAIAIQQATAYEQLQTELTERQRTEANLRQSEQRYASLAAAAPVGIFRTDAQGNCVYVNERWCKIAGLNLEEAQGSGWVKALHPDDRQKVAAEWYSAAQENRPFQLEYRFQQSDKTIAWVFGQAVAEYNPAGQITGYIGTITDISDRKQAEEQLLYNALHDTLTGLPNRNFLMERLELAIQRAKRRENYHFAVLFLDMDRFKLINDSLGHLAGDELLTLIAQKLKSKIRATDLAARLGGDEFVVLLEDLRGIEEAVYVAERLIQEFQVPITLNGYEFFLTTSIGIVFAQDNYHQASDLLRDSDIAMYRAKAQGKSCYKIFDAQMHNQALIRLNLENDLRKALEREEFIAYYQPIVDINTQNLIGFEALVRWQHPTRGFVSPIEFVSIAEETGLIVPLDRWMLYTACQQLATWKTQFSSQLPLKVSVNMSVQDLRKANLIKDVETILAQTGLDGQCLTLEITESMLIDNIMETIKVLEQLKRLGIQISIDDFGTGYSSLNYLHRLPADTLKIDRCFIQQMQEGNRNYQVVKTIITLSNQLGLGVVAEGIETQQQLQSLQHLGCEFGQGYLFSKPLANRDIETLLMGMGHGA; translated from the coding sequence ATGTTCATCTCTTCCAATGGTTTGACGCAAGCCGATCTGGAATCAGCTATTGTTCTCAACCCACTGATAGTTTCGCCAGACACATCTGTGATGATGGCAATTGCTCAGATGAGTGGGGTTCGTACTGTGTGTCCTTCTTCTAGGGAAACAGATAGTGAAATTGAAGCTTTACATCTGGAGGTGCGCTCTAGCTGCGTGTTGGTTGTAGAAGCAAATAAGTTATTGGGCATTTTTACAGAACGGGATGTGGTGCGCCTGAGTTCGCAAAAGCGATCGCTGGAAAATTTGTGCATTGCTGATGTGATGACACATCCTGTAATTACTTTGCGACAATCTGCATTTACTGATTTCTTCTTTGCGATCAATTTACTTCAGCAGTATCACATTCGCCATTTACCAATTCTTGACGAGCAAGACAACATTATTGGGTTGGTAAACCATGAGAGTTTACAGCAATTGTCTCGTCCGATAGATTTATTGCGCCTACGTTTGGTAGCAGATGTGATGACTCCCCAAGTAATTACTGCTGCTCCCTCTGTTTCAATGCTGACTATCGCTCAACTAATGACAGAATATCGGGTGAGTTCGGTGGTGATTGTAGAGGAGCGATCGCCTAAAACTCACAACCAAGTTTTACAACTACCGATTGGGATTGTCACCGAGCGAGATATTGTGCAATTTCATGCGCTAGAGCTAGATTTTGAACGGTTGCAAGCAGAAACGGTGATGAGTACCCCTGTGTTCTCCGTGAGTCCACAAGAATCTCTGTGGAGTGTGCAACAGGTGATGCAACAATATTTAGTCAAGCGGATTGTGGTAACGGGAAAGCAAGGAGAGTTGTTAGGAATTGTCACCCAAACCAGTATTTTGAAAGTCCTCAATCCTCTGGAGTTATCACATTTAGTTGATGTCTTAGAAAATCGCGTATCTTGTTTAGAAGCAGAAAAATTAGAATTGCTGCAAAATCGTAACAACGAATTAGAACAGCAAGTTCAAGAACGCACAGCAATACTCAAAGCCAAAGCCGAACGGGAGCAATTAATTACGAATGTTGCTACTCAAATTCGTTCTTCACTCAACCTGCAAGATATTTTAGACAGAACCGTTAAAGAAGTGCGATCGCTCCTCAATTGCGATCGCGCTGCGATTTGGCAGTTGCAACCTGACTGGAGCATTGTTGCGGTTGCTGAATCGGTAGCCAATGGTTGTGTTTCTTATAAAGATAAAAAAGTTCAGGATATGTGTTTTGCTCCTGATTTAGCTGATGTATATCGTAATGAACGGATTCGCGTCGTATCTGATATATACAAAGCTCCGATGAGTGATTGCCATCGCCAACTTCTAGCCAACTTGGACATTCGGGCGAAAATTTTGGTGCCAATTATCCATAATAGTAATTTGTGGGGACTGTTAAACGTTGTTGAGAGCCGCGAGCCGCGAGAATGGCAAGCTGAAGAAGCTATGTTATTGCGACAGCTAGCGACACAGTTAGCGATCGCAATTCAGCAAGCGACGGCTTACGAACAATTGCAAACAGAACTCACAGAACGGCAACGTACAGAAGCAAATCTCCGGCAAAGCGAACAACGCTATGCATCTTTGGCAGCGGCGGCTCCAGTCGGTATTTTCCGCACTGATGCTCAAGGAAACTGCGTTTATGTCAATGAACGGTGGTGCAAAATTGCTGGTTTAAATTTAGAAGAAGCTCAAGGTAGCGGTTGGGTAAAGGCGCTTCACCCCGATGATCGTCAAAAAGTGGCAGCTGAGTGGTATTCTGCGGCTCAGGAAAATCGTCCTTTCCAGCTAGAGTATCGATTTCAACAATCTGATAAGACTATAGCTTGGGTATTTGGACAGGCGGTTGCGGAATATAATCCAGCAGGGCAAATTACAGGTTATATCGGCACAATCACAGATATTAGCGATCGCAAACAAGCCGAAGAACAGCTACTTTACAACGCGCTCCATGATACGCTCACAGGCTTACCTAACCGTAATTTTTTAATGGAACGGCTAGAATTAGCCATTCAAAGAGCCAAACGCCGAGAAAATTATCACTTTGCGGTTTTGTTTCTCGATATGGATCGCTTCAAACTGATTAATGATAGTTTAGGGCATTTAGCTGGAGATGAATTACTAACTCTCATCGCTCAAAAACTCAAATCCAAAATCCGCGCTACAGATTTAGCTGCTCGTCTCGGCGGCGATGAATTTGTTGTCTTGTTGGAAGATTTGCGAGGTATTGAAGAAGCTGTTTATGTCGCTGAACGTTTAATACAAGAATTTCAAGTACCAATTACGCTCAACGGATATGAATTTTTTCTGACTACGAGCATCGGTATTGTATTTGCACAAGACAATTATCATCAAGCTTCTGATTTACTACGAGATTCAGATATTGCTATGTATCGAGCAAAGGCTCAAGGAAAAAGTTGCTATAAAATCTTTGATGCCCAAATGCACAATCAAGCACTCATCCGACTCAACTTAGAAAATGATTTACGGAAGGCTTTAGAACGAGAAGAATTTATCGCTTACTATCAACCAATTGTTGATATCAATACTCAAAATTTAATTGGCTTTGAAGCATTAGTACGTTGGCAACATCCTACCAGAGGATTTGTTTCACCAATAGAATTTGTTTCCATAGCTGAAGAAACAGGTTTAATTGTACCTTTGGATCGGTGGATGCTCTACACTGCTTGTCAGCAACTAGCAACCTGGAAAACTCAGTTTTCTAGCCAATTACCACTGAAAGTAAGCGTTAATATGTCAGTTCAAGATTTACGAAAAGCTAATTTAATTAAGGATGTAGAAACTATATTGGCGCAAACTGGTTTAGATGGGCAATGTCTCACCCTAGAAATTACTGAAAGTATGCTCATTGATAATATTATGGAGACCATCAAAGTTTTAGAACAATTAAAAAGGCTAGGAATCCAAATTAGCATTGATGATTTTGGCACTGGATATTCATCTCTAAACTATCTACATCGTTTACCTGCAGATACCTTAAAAATTGACCGCTGCTTTATTCAGCAAATGCAAGAAGGTAACCGCAATTATCAAGTAGTGAAAACCATAATTACACTCAGCAATCAACTCGGATTAGGAGTTGTCGCAGAAGGAATTGAAACACAACAACAACTGCAATCTTTGCAGCATCTAGGTTGTGAATTTGGGCAAGGTTACTTATTTTCTAAACCTCTAGCTAATCGTGATATTGAAACATTATTGATGGGCATGGGGCATGGGGCATAG
- a CDS encoding heavy metal translocating P-type ATPase, whose translation MKNTTLKLRGMSCASCARSVEDAIRSVPGVNECSVNFGAEQATVDYDPKRTDLQAIQDAVDAAGYSALPLQEQNLMAGEDDEEKRHRLQESRDLQRKVTVGGIISAVLVIGSLPMMTWFNLPFIPMWLHNPWLQLVLTTPVQFWCGYSFYVNSWKALKRHAATMDTLIALGTSAAYFYSLFATLVPSFFIAQGLRADVYYETAAIVITLILLGRLFENRAKGQTSEAIRKLIGLQAKTARLIRNGREVDVPIEQVQIGDVVLVRPGEKIPVDGEVVEGRSTVDEAMVTGESVPVKKQPGDEVIGATINKTGSFKFRATRVGADTVLAQIVQLVQQAQGSKAPIQRLADQVTGWFVPAVIAIAILTFIIWYNIMGNVTLALMTTVGVLIIACPCALGLATPTSVMVGTGKGAENGILIKGAESLELAHQIQTIVLDKTGTITQGKPTVTDFVTVNGTANGNEMQLIQLAASVERNSEHPLAEAVVRYAETQETQLIDSVQNFAAIAGSGVQGTVANRVVQIGTQRWMEELGINTQFLLADKERLEYLGKTAVWLAVDGEIKGVMGIADAIKPTSPQAVRALQKLGLEVVMLTGDNQRTAESIAREVGITKILAEVRPDQKAAVIKSLQAEKQRRILSPKSKIQNPKSKIVAMVGDGINDAPALAQADVGIAIGTGTDVAIAASDITLISGDLQAIVTAIQLSRATIRNIRQNLFFAFIYNVAGIPIAAGILFPFFGWLLNPIIAGAAMAFSSVSVVTNALRLRNFHPKTLS comes from the coding sequence ATGAAGAATACCACATTGAAGTTGCGCGGTATGAGTTGCGCTTCTTGTGCCAGAAGTGTAGAAGATGCAATTCGTTCTGTCCCTGGCGTGAATGAATGTAGTGTAAATTTTGGGGCAGAACAGGCAACGGTTGATTATGACCCCAAAAGGACAGATTTACAAGCTATCCAAGATGCAGTAGATGCAGCAGGTTATTCTGCTTTGCCGCTACAAGAACAAAATTTGATGGCAGGAGAAGATGATGAGGAAAAGCGCCATCGCCTGCAGGAATCCCGTGATTTGCAGCGTAAGGTGACAGTAGGGGGAATTATTAGCGCTGTGTTGGTAATTGGTTCACTACCAATGATGACATGGTTCAACCTGCCTTTTATTCCCATGTGGTTGCATAACCCTTGGCTGCAATTAGTGCTGACTACTCCTGTACAGTTTTGGTGTGGTTATTCCTTTTACGTCAATAGCTGGAAGGCATTAAAGCGCCATGCTGCCACAATGGATACGTTAATTGCTTTAGGTACTAGTGCCGCATATTTCTATTCCCTTTTTGCCACCTTAGTTCCTAGCTTTTTCATTGCCCAGGGTTTGAGAGCAGATGTATATTATGAAACTGCGGCGATTGTCATTACCTTAATTTTATTAGGGCGACTATTTGAAAATCGTGCCAAAGGACAAACTTCCGAAGCTATCCGCAAATTAATTGGTTTACAGGCGAAAACCGCGCGGTTAATTCGTAACGGGCGAGAAGTCGATGTACCGATTGAGCAAGTACAAATTGGTGATGTGGTGCTAGTGCGTCCTGGGGAGAAAATACCCGTTGATGGTGAAGTAGTTGAGGGTAGATCCACAGTTGATGAAGCAATGGTGACTGGTGAAAGCGTACCCGTGAAAAAGCAACCAGGGGATGAAGTCATTGGCGCAACCATTAACAAAACTGGCAGTTTTAAGTTCCGCGCCACCAGAGTAGGCGCAGATACCGTACTGGCGCAGATTGTGCAATTAGTGCAGCAAGCTCAAGGTTCAAAAGCCCCTATTCAAAGACTAGCAGACCAAGTTACCGGGTGGTTTGTCCCGGCAGTAATTGCGATCGCTATCCTCACTTTCATAATTTGGTACAACATCATGGGTAATGTCACCTTGGCGTTGATGACCACAGTAGGGGTCTTAATTATCGCTTGTCCTTGTGCTTTGGGTTTAGCCACACCTACCTCAGTGATGGTTGGTACTGGTAAAGGTGCAGAAAACGGCATTTTAATTAAAGGCGCGGAAAGCTTGGAACTAGCGCATCAAATTCAAACCATTGTCTTAGATAAAACAGGCACAATTACCCAAGGTAAACCCACAGTGACAGATTTTGTCACAGTCAACGGCACAGCTAACGGCAACGAAATGCAGCTGATTCAACTAGCCGCCTCAGTAGAACGCAATTCTGAACATCCCTTAGCAGAAGCAGTTGTACGATATGCCGAAACTCAAGAAACGCAATTAATTGACTCTGTACAAAATTTTGCAGCTATAGCAGGTAGTGGTGTCCAAGGTACAGTTGCTAACAGGGTAGTGCAAATTGGAACACAACGCTGGATGGAAGAATTGGGTATTAACACGCAATTTTTGCTAGCTGACAAAGAACGCTTAGAATACCTAGGGAAAACCGCCGTGTGGTTAGCAGTTGATGGCGAAATTAAAGGAGTTATGGGGATAGCTGATGCCATTAAACCCACATCACCCCAAGCTGTGAGAGCCTTGCAAAAACTCGGTTTAGAAGTAGTCATGCTCACAGGTGACAACCAACGCACCGCCGAAAGCATTGCCCGTGAAGTTGGCATTACAAAAATCTTAGCCGAAGTCCGCCCCGATCAAAAGGCAGCGGTGATTAAGTCACTGCAAGCAGAAAAGCAGAGGAGAATTTTATCTCCAAAATCCAAAATCCAAAATCCAAAATCTAAAATTGTGGCGATGGTTGGTGATGGTATCAATGATGCACCAGCCTTAGCCCAAGCCGATGTGGGAATAGCAATTGGCACAGGTACAGACGTTGCGATCGCAGCTAGTGACATCACCTTAATTTCTGGCGATTTACAAGCCATAGTTACAGCAATTCAACTCAGCCGCGCCACCATTCGCAACATTCGCCAAAATTTATTCTTCGCCTTCATTTACAACGTTGCTGGTATTCCCATCGCCGCCGGGATTCTCTTCCCATTCTTCGGTTGGTTACTCAACCCCATCATCGCCGGTGCAGCAATGGCTTTTAGTTCAGTTTCCGTAGTCACCAACGCACTACGCCTACGCAACTTCCACCCTAAAACTCTCAGCTAA
- a CDS encoding cupredoxin domain-containing protein, whose product MNKTTLIGTIASLGIVFGIASGKAVAQTSHETHSSPTVQTNQFQRIDQPLGNKIAVTLGGLGLIGLELWWFLLSKPKSQKAVATNENIQEVTVTVDGGYDPSRIVVQAGKLVRLKFARTDPSSCLEQVLIPDFHIAADLPLNQVTTVEFTPKQPGEYIFTCGMNMFRGAIAVKAADATEETASTQLSFS is encoded by the coding sequence ATGAACAAAACAACACTCATCGGTACTATAGCCAGTTTAGGGATTGTATTTGGAATCGCATCAGGTAAAGCTGTTGCCCAAACCTCCCATGAAACCCATTCATCACCAACAGTCCAAACTAATCAATTTCAACGTATCGATCAGCCTCTAGGAAATAAAATAGCCGTCACTCTCGGCGGATTGGGATTAATTGGCTTAGAACTTTGGTGGTTCTTGCTGAGTAAACCCAAGTCTCAGAAAGCAGTTGCAACGAATGAGAATATTCAGGAAGTAACTGTTACTGTTGATGGAGGATATGATCCCAGCCGAATTGTAGTGCAAGCCGGGAAACTTGTACGATTGAAATTTGCACGTACAGATCCCAGCAGTTGTTTAGAACAAGTCTTAATTCCAGACTTTCACATCGCCGCAGATTTACCGCTAAATCAAGTCACAACTGTGGAATTTACACCCAAACAACCAGGTGAGTATATTTTCACTTGTGGGATGAATATGTTTCGGGGTGCGATCGCAGTTAAAGCCGCAGACGCAACTGAAGAAACTGCTTCTACTCAACTGAGTTTCTCATGA
- a CDS encoding heavy metal-responsive transcriptional regulator: protein MLAQAEGKQIGVVAKESGVPIKTIRYYEELGLLQSSGRTEGGFRLFSSDILERLHFIKRAQSLGLSLSEIKEFLNVHDSGNLPCEHIKIKLEQKVKAIDEQIQQLMILRQELSGLLSGWEIKPDNNHATICPIIEHQ from the coding sequence ATGTTAGCCCAAGCAGAAGGAAAACAAATTGGTGTAGTTGCCAAAGAAAGTGGCGTACCAATTAAAACCATTCGCTACTATGAAGAACTTGGCTTACTCCAATCATCAGGCAGAACAGAAGGCGGATTTCGATTATTTAGCTCTGATATTTTAGAACGACTACACTTTATTAAACGCGCGCAAAGCTTGGGATTAAGCTTATCCGAAATTAAAGAATTTCTCAATGTTCATGATAGTGGCAATTTACCTTGTGAGCATATCAAAATCAAACTAGAGCAAAAGGTAAAAGCCATTGATGAACAAATTCAACAATTAATGATTTTGAGACAAGAATTATCTGGTTTACTATCTGGCTGGGAAATTAAACCTGATAATAATCATGCAACTATTTGTCCAATTATTGAACATCAATAA
- the egtB gene encoding ergothioneine biosynthesis protein EgtB, with protein MLSKLSISSVREDIILAFIECRKKTLTLFEGMDRQTFCNQPHPDFSPVGWHLGHIAYIESLWLLEHIAGLPCLFPQYHQLFAADGLPKAKRVELPELGEILDYLDTVRSKALDILKVADIEQHERLWRFLIQHESQHCEIISMVLELAKLPLNNSLYLDGVSPAAPHNLEEMIQIPAGEFEQGNNSIEALDNESLAHKVYLDTYYIDRYPVTCRQYRAFMEAGGYQNPQWWSKAGWEWLQTEQITQPLYWDGNVTWDNHSVWGVSWYEAEAYSRFVGKRLPTEAEWEKAARRNPETTVITENCNCDRLIGKTTPVDAYPGGQSAYGLYDTLGNVWEWTATWFDGYPGFKSFPYTGYSQVYFDQKHRVLKGGSWATRPWVLRPSFRSWYYPSVRQVFIGFRCAVSDK; from the coding sequence GTGTTATCCAAGTTGAGCATATCTAGTGTCAGAGAAGATATTATTCTTGCGTTTATTGAATGTCGCAAAAAAACTCTGACACTGTTTGAGGGTATGGATAGGCAGACATTCTGTAATCAACCCCATCCAGATTTTAGCCCTGTTGGTTGGCACTTAGGTCATATTGCTTACATTGAATCTTTGTGGTTGCTAGAACATATCGCAGGTTTACCATGTTTGTTTCCACAATACCATCAGCTGTTTGCAGCTGATGGTTTACCCAAAGCCAAGCGTGTGGAATTACCTGAGTTAGGGGAAATTCTTGATTACTTAGATACAGTCAGAAGCAAAGCTTTGGATATCCTGAAAGTTGCTGATATTGAGCAACATGAACGTCTGTGGCGCTTTTTAATTCAACACGAAAGCCAACACTGTGAAATTATTAGCATGGTGTTGGAATTAGCAAAACTTCCCTTAAACAACTCACTTTACCTTGATGGTGTTAGTCCAGCTGCGCCTCATAACCTGGAAGAAATGATCCAAATTCCCGCCGGTGAATTTGAACAAGGTAACAACTCTATTGAGGCGCTAGATAACGAATCTTTAGCACATAAAGTATATTTAGACACCTATTATATTGACCGCTATCCTGTCACTTGTAGACAATATCGCGCATTTATGGAGGCTGGCGGCTACCAAAATCCTCAGTGGTGGTCAAAGGCTGGGTGGGAATGGTTACAAACTGAACAGATAACTCAACCGCTATACTGGGATGGAAATGTTACTTGGGATAATCATTCAGTTTGGGGTGTTAGTTGGTACGAAGCAGAAGCTTACTCAAGATTTGTCGGTAAGCGACTACCCACCGAAGCGGAATGGGAAAAAGCAGCTAGGAGGAATCCCGAAACAACAGTAATAACTGAGAATTGTAATTGCGATCGCCTAATTGGTAAAACTACACCTGTTGATGCTTATCCCGGTGGACAAAGCGCCTATGGTTTATACGACACTTTGGGTAATGTCTGGGAATGGACAGCTACCTGGTTTGATGGCTATCCAGGATTTAAAAGTTTCCCTTACACAGGCTACTCCCAAGTTTATTTTGACCAAAAACATCGCGTATTAAAAGGCGGAAGTTGGGCGACTCGTCCTTGGGTACTACGCCCTAGTTTTCGCAGCTGGTATTATCCAAGTGTACGTCAGGTTTTTATAGGGTTTCGCTGCGCTGTTAGTGACAAGTAG
- the egtC gene encoding ergothioneine biosynthesis protein EgtC, protein MCRLLAYLGSPISLERLLYTPEHSLIVQSYQPQEMISGVVNADGFGIGWYHAQKDTEPFIYKHILPIWNDQNLPHLSRYVESGRILGYVRSATTGQALDFSNSQPFQYQRLLFTHNGRIENFRQTLYRPIRNQLSNEIYQSIKGSTDSEHIFALVLNQLQSHPGKSVEQALHVTLLHLLELAAEYESDVSANIILSDGDRLIACRFSSKSPAPSLYWLENDSNFPESVIIASEPIFNGNWTTCPENSIISVGEDRVIQVEHI, encoded by the coding sequence ATGTGCCGTTTACTTGCTTACCTCGGTTCGCCGATTTCTTTAGAACGTTTACTGTACACACCAGAACATTCCTTGATTGTGCAGAGTTATCAGCCTCAGGAAATGATTTCTGGAGTAGTAAACGCTGATGGCTTTGGTATTGGTTGGTATCATGCCCAAAAGGATACCGAACCATTTATCTACAAACATATTTTGCCGATTTGGAATGACCAAAATCTGCCACATCTGAGCCGCTATGTGGAATCAGGGCGGATTTTGGGCTATGTGCGTAGTGCGACAACAGGCCAAGCTCTAGATTTTAGTAACTCTCAGCCATTTCAGTATCAGAGGTTGTTATTTACTCATAATGGCAGAATTGAGAATTTCCGCCAGACATTATATAGACCAATTCGCAATCAACTTAGCAATGAGATTTATCAATCAATTAAGGGAAGTACAGATTCAGAGCATATCTTTGCTTTAGTGTTGAATCAGTTGCAATCTCACCCTGGTAAGAGTGTAGAACAGGCTTTACACGTGACGTTGCTGCATTTGTTGGAATTAGCAGCAGAGTATGAAAGTGATGTTTCTGCCAACATCATTTTAAGTGATGGCGATCGCCTAATTGCTTGTCGCTTTAGTAGTAAATCACCTGCGCCTTCTCTCTACTGGTTAGAGAATGATTCAAATTTCCCAGAATCGGTAATTATTGCTTCTGAACCGATATTTAATGGTAATTGGACAACTTGCCCAGAAAATAGTATCATCAGTGTGGGAGAAGACCGTGTTATCCAAGTTGAGCATATCTAG
- the msrB gene encoding peptide-methionine (R)-S-oxide reductase MsrB: protein MKRRYLLEAGAVMFGTVWLSNYLLRKPKVMTAAKNNEFEIAKTQEEWRTTLTPEQFRVLRQHGTERAGTSPLDKQYAAGQYLCAGCDLPLFTSETKFNSGTGWPSFYDPIEGAIATTVDKSFFMTRVEVHCSRCGGHLGHVFNDGPKPTGKRYCMNGVALKFVAS from the coding sequence ATGAAAAGGCGATATCTTCTAGAAGCTGGTGCCGTTATGTTTGGCACCGTATGGTTATCAAATTATCTACTTAGGAAACCAAAAGTTATGACAGCTGCAAAGAATAATGAATTTGAAATTGCCAAAACTCAGGAAGAATGGCGCACAACACTGACACCTGAACAGTTTCGGGTGCTGCGTCAACATGGTACAGAACGCGCTGGTACCAGTCCTCTCGATAAGCAATATGCGGCGGGACAATACCTGTGTGCAGGCTGTGATTTACCCTTATTCACCTCAGAAACCAAATTTAACAGTGGTACTGGCTGGCCTAGTTTTTACGATCCTATTGAAGGTGCGATCGCTACCACTGTAGATAAATCGTTTTTTATGACGAGAGTTGAAGTACATTGTAGCCGCTGCGGTGGACACCTAGGCCATGTCTTTAATGATGGCCCTAAACCCACTGGTAAGCGCTACTGCATGAATGGTGTAGCGTTAAAGTTTGTTGCTAGCTAA
- a CDS encoding Rrf2 family transcriptional regulator yields the protein MELSNKSEYALLALLELASCYPSGESLQIRQMAVLQDIPNRYLEQLLATLRRRGLIKSIRGAKGGYVLARDPRKITLLEAWSSIEGVDAAVPTVEQNSKTLETQIINEIWQEARQAANAVLEKYTLQDLCERRLKHREKELMYYI from the coding sequence GTGGAACTCTCTAACAAATCTGAATACGCACTTCTAGCTCTGTTAGAGTTGGCTAGTTGTTACCCTAGTGGTGAATCTCTACAGATTCGGCAGATGGCAGTGCTGCAAGATATACCGAACCGCTATTTAGAACAATTGCTAGCAACTTTGAGGCGTAGAGGTCTAATTAAGAGCATACGCGGAGCCAAAGGTGGCTATGTTTTAGCGCGAGATCCGCGAAAAATTACGTTGCTAGAAGCTTGGAGCAGCATTGAAGGAGTAGATGCTGCGGTACCGACTGTTGAGCAAAATTCCAAAACTCTAGAGACTCAAATTATCAACGAAATTTGGCAGGAAGCACGTCAAGCGGCTAATGCGGTTTTAGAAAAATATACCCTGCAAGACCTTTGTGAGCGACGACTTAAGCATCGAGAAAAAGAACTGATGTACTATATCTAA